In a single window of the Streptomyces sp. NBC_00353 genome:
- the qcrB gene encoding cytochrome bc1 complex cytochrome b subunit, which produces MPLRKRKAQLRTRAGKAAVGGYGAMDARLPVSELGGQLLRKAFPDHWSFLLGEIALYSFVVLLLTGVYLTLFFDPSMMETVYTGSYAPLQGVRMTQAYTTTLNISFDVRGGLLIRQIHHWAALVFVAAIAVHLLRIFFTGAFRKPREANWVVGVTLFVLALLEGFAGYSLPDDLLSGTGLRTAATIVGSIPVVGTYVELFVFGGQFPGNDVIPRLYAVHILLVPGLIVALITVHLMLVVHLKHTHWAAQGKTNKNAVGSPAFPQFTAKTTGFFLMVFGVLALLGGLAQINPVWNYGPYRADQVSGNAQPDWYVGFLEGALRLMPPWETDIAGHTIMWNVFIPTLVLPGVVFMVLFLYPFFEKWVTGDRREHHLCDRPRNRSTRTGLGVAAIVFYAVLLVAGGNDVVAYSFRVSIEVMTWILRIALIAAPLLAFALTKRLCLALQMRDRRRLTEGEETGQVTQSVSGDLSESHRGLSPTDRYRILMRDVPTPLELPAEGPVSRRRRLRTVLSGWYYRDLVDLPVTDEQRSRIAERTSPPERVREPED; this is translated from the coding sequence ATGCCCCTGCGGAAACGTAAGGCGCAGCTGAGGACCCGGGCCGGGAAGGCGGCCGTCGGTGGATACGGTGCGATGGATGCGCGCCTGCCCGTCAGCGAGCTGGGCGGACAGTTGCTGCGCAAGGCCTTTCCCGACCACTGGTCCTTTCTCCTCGGCGAGATCGCCCTCTACTCGTTCGTGGTTCTGCTCCTGACCGGCGTGTACCTCACCCTGTTCTTCGACCCGAGCATGATGGAGACCGTCTACACCGGTTCCTATGCGCCCCTTCAGGGCGTGAGGATGACGCAGGCCTACACCACCACCCTCAACATCAGTTTTGACGTGCGCGGAGGCCTGCTGATCCGTCAGATCCACCACTGGGCGGCACTGGTGTTCGTCGCCGCGATCGCCGTCCATTTGCTGCGGATCTTCTTCACCGGCGCCTTCCGTAAGCCGCGGGAGGCCAACTGGGTCGTGGGCGTGACACTGTTCGTACTCGCGCTCCTCGAAGGATTCGCGGGCTACTCGCTGCCCGACGATCTGCTGTCCGGTACGGGTCTGAGGACGGCGGCCACCATTGTGGGGTCGATCCCCGTCGTCGGAACGTACGTGGAGCTGTTCGTCTTCGGCGGACAGTTCCCGGGCAATGACGTGATCCCTCGTCTGTACGCCGTGCACATCCTGCTCGTGCCCGGCCTGATCGTGGCGCTGATCACCGTTCATCTCATGCTGGTGGTCCACCTCAAGCACACCCACTGGGCGGCGCAGGGGAAGACCAACAAGAACGCCGTCGGCTCACCGGCGTTCCCGCAATTCACCGCGAAGACCACAGGCTTCTTCCTCATGGTGTTCGGCGTACTGGCCCTGCTGGGCGGGCTCGCCCAGATCAACCCCGTATGGAACTACGGCCCCTACCGCGCCGACCAGGTTTCCGGTAACGCACAGCCGGACTGGTATGTCGGGTTCCTGGAGGGCGCGCTCCGGCTGATGCCGCCATGGGAGACCGACATCGCGGGTCACACCATCATGTGGAATGTGTTCATTCCGACGCTCGTGCTGCCGGGCGTGGTCTTCATGGTGCTGTTTCTCTATCCCTTCTTCGAGAAGTGGGTGACGGGTGACCGCAGGGAACACCATCTGTGCGACCGGCCGCGCAACCGGTCGACCCGCACCGGGCTCGGCGTGGCGGCCATCGTCTTCTACGCCGTTCTCCTGGTCGCCGGCGGCAACGACGTCGTCGCCTACTCGTTCAGGGTTTCGATCGAGGTCATGACCTGGATCCTCAGGATCGCGCTGATCGCCGCCCCGCTCCTGGCGTTCGCGCTGACCAAACGCCTCTGCCTCGCCCTGCAGATGCGGGACCGCCGCCGGCTGACCGAGGGTGAGGAGACCGGCCAGGTGACCCAATCGGTGAGCGGCGACCTCTCGGAGAGCCACCGCGGCCTGAGCCCGACGGACCGCTACCGCATCCTGATGCGTGATGTCCCGACGCCCCTGGAGCTCCCCGCGGAGGGCCCGGTCTCGCGTCGGCGACGGCTTCGGACCGTGCTGAGCGGGTGGTACTACAGGGACCTCGTGGACCTGCCCGTCACGGACGAGCAACGGTCCCGGATCGCCGAGCGGACGTCGCCGCCGGAGCGGGTTCGCGAGCCCGAGGACTGA
- a CDS encoding cytochrome c oxidase subunit 4, giving the protein MKTEAILFAGVAGFFLVTDVLYAVWSRDPTGTAALTISFLMALLVTFFFATNYRRKGLRPEDRGDGQIQDRSGPVDFFSPHSIWPSLTAAGMALLALGVVFGLWLFLIGLGVVLAGVFGMVFQYARVQG; this is encoded by the coding sequence ATGAAGACCGAGGCCATTCTCTTCGCCGGAGTCGCGGGGTTCTTTCTCGTGACCGATGTTCTCTACGCCGTGTGGTCCCGGGATCCGACAGGCACGGCGGCGCTCACCATCTCGTTCCTCATGGCGCTGCTGGTCACGTTCTTCTTCGCCACCAACTACCGGAGGAAGGGGCTGCGCCCCGAGGACCGCGGGGACGGGCAGATCCAGGATCGGTCCGGTCCGGTGGACTTCTTTTCGCCGCACAGCATCTGGCCGTCGCTGACAGCCGCCGGGATGGCCCTGCTCGCTCTCGGTGTGGTGTTCGGTCTGTGGCTCTTCCTGATCGGCCTGGGCGTGGTCCTGGCGGGGGTGTTCGGAATGGTCTTCCAGTACGCGCGTGTGCAGGGCTGA